A single region of the Vicia villosa cultivar HV-30 ecotype Madison, WI linkage group LG4, Vvil1.0, whole genome shotgun sequence genome encodes:
- the LOC131597997 gene encoding uncharacterized protein LOC131597997, producing MANNNIPSSDPFLLEHLIEDSTREVTNRRRQEEPQHALAEQGRSRQETSQPRRQRVQNVQQLQGLQQVQNVEQNPPEGNVQNGEDQQARTHNGPERPQNENETDARDGHAASSFTHTSDRRRTCHVEEEEPLNIPEDADPVTVLLLKELQKTNSLLRLQDDRIHELERKRRYRSPPRRHYRSRSYSSSRSPPRRHRRRSPSSSRSPPRRHRRRRSYSRSPPRKSRKNQRPEATEARSLSPEQGHQGPSKAVLKPRERPSPRDNRAGPNNDQERPRRGRHSTSPRPSDEEDFRSPLSEDIRRARLPRGMEKPPALDQYDGTTDPDDHIRSIEAVMDYHVVKGSIR from the exons atggctaacaacaacatcccaagctcCGACCCCTTCCTCCTGGAACATCTGATCGAAGATTCCACTCGCGAGGTGACGAATCGCCGCCGGCAAGAAGAACCTCAACATGCCCTTGCCGAACAGGGAAGGTCGAGACAGGAGACTTCGCAACCTAGGAGGCAGCGGGTCCAGAACGTCCAGCAGCTGCagggcctccaacaggttcagaATGTCGAACAAAACCCTCCTGAGGGAAacgttcagaacggggaagacCAGCAGGCCCGAACCCACAATGGGCCTGAGCGCCCCCAGAATGAGAATGAGACCGACGCCAGAGATGGGCAcgctgcttcctcattcacccacacctccgacagGCGGAGGACCTGTCATGTAGAAGAGGAGGAACCGCTCAACATCCCAGAGGATGCTGACCCCGTCACTGTCCTCCTGCTCAAAGAACTGCAAAAGACTAACAGCCTCCTCCGACTTCAGGACGACCGTATCCACGAGCTGGAAAGGAAACGACGGTACCGCTCCCCTCCGCGGAGACATTACCGGTcgcgctcctattcctcctcgcgctcacctcCGAGGAGGCACCGCCGGCGCTCCCCATCTTCTTCACGCTCGCCACCCAGAAGACACCGCCGTCGGAGGtcatattcccgctctccaccGAGAAAGAGCAGGAAGAACCAGAGACCAGAGGCCACTGAAGCAAGAAGCCTCTCCCCCGAGCAGGGTCATCAGGGCCCCTCCAAGGCTGTGCTGAAACCCCGCGAGCGTCCCTCTCCTCGGGATAATCGCGCCGGTCCCAACAATGACCAGGAAAGACCCCGGCGAGGCAGACATTCAACTTCACCAAGACCAAGCGACGAAGAAGACTTCCGCAGCCCTCTGTCCGAAGACATCCGAAGAGCCCGCCTTCCTCGAGGGATGGAAAAACCCCCGGCGTTGGACCAGTATGATGGAACCACTGACCctgacgaccatattcggagcatcgaagcggtcatggactaccaCGTCGTCAAGGGCTCTATAAG ATAA
- the LOC131595364 gene encoding ras-related protein RABB1c, translating to MSYAYLFKYIIIGDTGVGKSCLLLQFTDKRFQPVHDLTIGVEFGARMITIDNKPIKLQIWDTAGQESFRSITRSYYRGAAGALLVYDITRRETFNHLASWLEDARQHANANMTIMLIGNKCDLAHRRAVSTEEGEQFAKEHGLIFMEASAKTAQNVEEAFIKTAGTIYKKIQDGVFDVSNESYGIKVGYGGIPGPSGGRDGPSAAGGSCCS from the exons ATGTCTTACGCATATCTCTTCAAGTACATCATCATCGGCGACACTG GAGTGGGAAAGTCGTGTCTTTTACTTCAGTTCACCGACAAGCGCTTTCAACCCGTTCATGATTTGACCATTGGTGTTGAGTTTGGTGCTAGGATGATCACGATCGATAATAAGCCAATCAAGTTGCAAATATGGGATACG GCAGGTCAAGAATCCTTCAGATCTATTACAAGGTCGTATTACAGAGGGGCCGCAGGTGCACTGCTTGTTTATGATATAACCAG GAGGGAGACGTTTAATCACTTGGCTAGCTGGTTGGAAGATGCAAGGCAGCATGCAAATGCAAATATGACAATTATGCTGATTGGAAACAAGTGTGATCTTGCTCACAGACGGGCTGTAAGCACAGAAGAAGGTGAGCAGTTTGCAAAGGAGCACGGGTTGATCTTCATGGAGGCCTCAGCAAAAACTGCTCAGAATGTTGAAGAG GCTTTCATAAAAACAGCAGGAACCATATACAAAAAGATTCAGGATGGAGTTTTTGATGTATCAAATGAG TCTTATGGAATAAAAGTAGGATATGGTGGAATTCCCGGACCATCTGGAGGTAGGGATGGCCCTTCTGCTGCTGGTGGAAGCTGCTGCAGTTGA